From the genome of Polyangiaceae bacterium, one region includes:
- a CDS encoding DUF2071 domain-containing protein — protein MDRLCPAERPAGRPAGFQRWRDLLFLHWEVPREALERLLPKELTVDTFEGKAWVGVVPFTMRDVAPRWSPSVPGISHFHELNVRTYVHFRGQNPGVWFFSLDAAKTLAVVVARTGWALPYHRASMRLDKSDSTIDYESRRLFPGPRPAEFRAKYHVGDAVGPAKPGTREHFFAERYILYAQTRSGLSIGRVHHVPYPLHEARVESWDESMLAAAGIPRSNEEPLALYSPGVDVDIYALTKV, from the coding sequence ATGGATCGTCTTTGTCCTGCCGAACGCCCAGCGGGCCGTCCTGCTGGTTTCCAAAGGTGGCGTGATCTCCTGTTTCTCCATTGGGAAGTGCCTCGAGAAGCACTCGAACGTTTGCTCCCCAAAGAGCTCACGGTCGACACGTTCGAAGGGAAGGCTTGGGTTGGCGTCGTGCCCTTCACGATGCGCGACGTTGCCCCGCGTTGGTCTCCGTCGGTCCCGGGCATCTCCCACTTCCACGAGCTCAACGTGCGCACGTACGTGCACTTTCGCGGGCAGAATCCTGGCGTGTGGTTCTTCAGCCTCGATGCTGCCAAGACGCTTGCCGTCGTCGTAGCGCGCACGGGTTGGGCGCTTCCGTATCACCGCGCCTCCATGCGCCTCGACAAGTCTGACAGCACCATCGACTACGAAAGCCGCAGGCTTTTTCCTGGCCCGCGTCCCGCAGAATTTCGCGCCAAGTACCACGTTGGCGATGCGGTGGGTCCGGCCAAACCCGGAACGCGCGAGCACTTCTTTGCCGAGCGCTACATCCTGTACGCCCAAACGAGATCGGGGTTGTCCATCGGACGCGTGCACCACGTGCCGTATCCGCTCCACGAAGCGCGCGTCGAGTCGTGGGACGAGAGCATGCTCGCCGCAGCCGGCATCCCCCGATCGAACGAAGAACCGCTTGCGCTCTACAGTCCGGGCGTGGACGTGGACATCTACGCGCTCACGAAGGTTTGA
- the holA gene encoding DNA polymerase III subunit delta — MTPEQAEQDAKKGTLKPVYLVVGEERFLADRVVHALRDATMKGGIAGFNEDKFTAGEATVDAVLSAAKMVPMMAKRRLVMVRAIEKWEGRKSEGEDDEDEAPAAKGEGKRGAKDASPLDALAEYAKAPIPSTVLILSATKLHAQRKLMTLAKKENFIVTCEPVSRKALPDVVKSFAKERGHDISFEVADHLAEIAGPELGYVADAIERLSLFVGEGKPITDDAVATMVTRVRSSTVWELLDALAKRQLDKAMATLADVVDPREGGLKLLGTVAWSVRQLVKMDAALKAGSPPDEAAKAAGVPPFRARDVQATLKSLPRGTLNTWLALLAEADRALKSSRRPAQAILETMVISMCQWKG, encoded by the coding sequence GTGACACCTGAACAGGCGGAACAAGATGCCAAGAAGGGGACGCTGAAGCCGGTGTACCTCGTCGTGGGAGAAGAGCGGTTTCTGGCCGATCGCGTGGTGCATGCGCTGCGCGATGCGACGATGAAGGGCGGTATCGCGGGGTTCAACGAGGACAAGTTCACGGCGGGCGAAGCGACCGTGGATGCGGTGCTGTCGGCGGCGAAAATGGTGCCGATGATGGCCAAACGGCGGCTGGTCATGGTCAGGGCCATCGAAAAGTGGGAGGGACGGAAGTCCGAAGGGGAAGACGACGAAGACGAAGCGCCGGCGGCGAAGGGCGAAGGCAAACGGGGGGCGAAGGATGCAAGTCCGCTCGATGCGCTGGCCGAATACGCAAAAGCTCCGATTCCGAGCACGGTGCTGATCTTGTCGGCGACGAAGCTGCACGCGCAGCGCAAATTGATGACGCTGGCGAAGAAAGAAAACTTCATTGTTACGTGCGAGCCGGTTTCTCGAAAAGCTTTGCCGGATGTGGTGAAGTCGTTTGCCAAGGAACGAGGGCACGACATTTCGTTCGAAGTGGCGGACCATTTGGCGGAAATTGCGGGACCGGAATTGGGATACGTGGCGGACGCCATCGAGCGTTTGTCGCTCTTCGTGGGCGAGGGCAAACCCATTACGGACGATGCCGTGGCGACGATGGTGACGCGGGTTCGTTCGAGCACGGTGTGGGAGCTGCTCGACGCGCTGGCAAAAAGGCAGCTCGACAAAGCAATGGCGACGCTGGCCGACGTGGTGGACCCGCGCGAAGGAGGTCTGAAGTTATTGGGGACGGTGGCGTGGTCCGTCCGGCAGCTCGTGAAAATGGACGCAGCATTAAAAGCGGGGTCGCCTCCGGACGAGGCGGCAAAAGCTGCGGGCGTGCCCCCATTTCGCGCGCGGGACGTGCAAGCTACGTTGAAGTCGCTGCCGCGCGGGACGCTGAATACGTGGCTAGCATTATTGGCAGAGGCGGATCGAGCGCTGAAGAGCTCGCGCAGGCCGGCGCAAGCGATTTTGGAGACGATGGTGATATCGATGTGTCAGTGGAAGGGCTAA
- a CDS encoding 1-acyl-sn-glycerol-3-phosphate acyltransferase, with product MKAKLVSLWNWFEIVTLVILSTFLVAIVFVLTAPFDRVRKIVGRFFRICGTMLIRFNPLWSAKISGWKRPRGSGPFIVVANHQSIADIPAISYLPWEMKWVSKESNFKVPGLGWMMSMAGDVRLRRGEKESAKSAMGRCKWYLDRGMSVMLFPEGTRSSDGEIMPFKDGAFRLAIETGYPILPVAVAGTRHAIPKNSWVFGVKCQARIEVLEPIETKGLEMSDLDALKERTRNQICAAFERLGKWMPTLPQDGVIESADAVSGVEAKAT from the coding sequence GTGAAAGCCAAGCTCGTCTCTCTTTGGAACTGGTTCGAAATCGTAACGCTCGTGATCCTATCCACGTTTCTCGTGGCGATCGTGTTTGTCTTGACCGCACCTTTCGACCGCGTACGAAAAATCGTCGGTAGGTTTTTCCGCATATGCGGCACCATGCTCATCCGGTTCAACCCGCTCTGGAGCGCCAAGATATCTGGATGGAAAAGGCCGCGCGGGTCGGGTCCGTTCATCGTCGTCGCGAATCACCAATCCATTGCGGACATTCCGGCCATCAGTTATTTGCCGTGGGAAATGAAGTGGGTATCGAAGGAATCCAATTTCAAGGTCCCGGGGCTCGGGTGGATGATGAGCATGGCGGGTGACGTGCGTCTGCGTCGCGGCGAAAAGGAGAGCGCCAAGAGCGCGATGGGGAGGTGCAAGTGGTACCTCGACCGCGGCATGAGCGTCATGCTTTTCCCCGAAGGCACACGATCGAGCGATGGGGAAATCATGCCGTTCAAGGACGGCGCATTTCGTCTCGCCATTGAAACGGGGTATCCCATTTTGCCAGTTGCGGTAGCGGGTACTCGGCACGCCATTCCGAAAAATTCGTGGGTCTTCGGCGTGAAGTGCCAAGCGCGCATCGAAGTGCTCGAGCCCATCGAAACGAAGGGGCTCGAGATGAGCGACCTCGACGCATTGAAGGAGCGCACGCGCAATCAGATTTGCGCGGCGTTCGAGCGGCTTGGCAAGTGGATGCCGACGCTTCCGCAAGACGGCGTCATCGAAAGCGCGGATGCCGTTTCCGGCGTCGAAGCAAAGGCGACTTAG
- the glmU gene encoding bifunctional UDP-N-acetylglucosamine diphosphorylase/glucosamine-1-phosphate N-acetyltransferase GlmU: MTNQAHSSLTAVVLAAGQGTRMKSALPKGLHELCGRPMIDYVVDAALAAGCADVVVVVGYGRDELAAHLSRTYGTRVRTAVQETQRGTGDAVRAALGAIDASTDHVLILCGDTPLVDAAELSRLRAVCQGNIPLGMLTAKTDDPTGYGRVLRDATGRIIAVREHRDATDEERRINEVNVGVYVSRTTFLREAIANLQPNNAQGELYLTDIVARASTVEEVASVRAESTAALVGVNDRAQLSAAEEVMYARIADSARRSGVTVRASARIDARVVIEPDAVIEHHVVLRGNTHIGAGARIDVGSVLTDVKVAAGATVKPYSVCSSSSIGENAQIGPFSHLRPDSQIEADAHIGNFVETKKTIVRRGAKANHLAYLGDGDIGEGANVGAGTIFCNYDGFKKHKTEIGKGAFIGSDTQIVAPVRIGVGAYVATGTTVTKDVPDDALAISRVKQDNKEGYASRLKARLAASSAKKTGSSD, translated from the coding sequence ATGACGAATCAAGCGCATTCCTCTCTCACCGCCGTCGTCCTTGCTGCAGGCCAAGGAACGCGCATGAAAAGCGCTTTGCCGAAGGGTCTTCACGAGCTCTGCGGCCGGCCCATGATCGATTACGTCGTCGACGCAGCGCTCGCCGCAGGATGCGCGGACGTCGTGGTCGTCGTGGGGTACGGTCGAGACGAGCTTGCGGCGCATCTTTCGCGGACGTATGGCACACGCGTGCGTACGGCCGTGCAGGAAACGCAACGAGGCACGGGCGATGCAGTGCGCGCGGCCCTCGGTGCAATCGATGCCTCGACCGACCACGTGCTGATTCTCTGTGGCGATACGCCGCTCGTCGACGCTGCCGAATTGTCCCGTTTGCGTGCCGTTTGTCAAGGCAACATTCCGCTGGGAATGCTCACCGCAAAAACCGACGATCCCACGGGGTATGGCCGCGTGCTCCGCGATGCGACGGGTCGAATCATCGCGGTGCGCGAGCATCGGGATGCAACGGACGAAGAGCGGCGCATCAATGAAGTGAACGTGGGCGTGTACGTTTCTCGAACGACGTTTCTGCGCGAGGCCATCGCCAATCTTCAGCCGAACAACGCGCAAGGCGAGCTTTATTTGACGGACATCGTCGCACGCGCATCGACCGTGGAAGAAGTGGCGTCGGTGCGAGCCGAAAGCACGGCGGCGCTCGTGGGCGTCAACGACAGGGCGCAGCTTTCCGCGGCCGAAGAAGTGATGTATGCGCGCATTGCCGACAGTGCAAGGCGATCGGGTGTGACGGTGCGAGCAAGCGCGCGAATCGATGCGCGGGTGGTCATCGAGCCCGACGCCGTGATCGAACACCATGTGGTTTTACGCGGCAATACACATATCGGCGCGGGCGCGCGCATCGACGTGGGAAGTGTGCTCACGGACGTGAAGGTTGCCGCCGGAGCCACGGTAAAACCCTATTCCGTGTGCAGCTCGTCGAGCATCGGTGAAAATGCTCAAATTGGACCATTTTCCCATTTACGCCCGGACAGCCAAATCGAAGCGGACGCGCATATCGGCAATTTCGTCGAAACGAAAAAAACCATCGTCAGACGCGGCGCAAAGGCCAATCATTTGGCATATTTGGGCGATGGCGACATCGGCGAAGGCGCCAACGTGGGCGCGGGGACCATCTTCTGCAATTACGACGGCTTCAAAAAGCACAAAACCGAAATTGGCAAAGGTGCCTTCATCGGCAGTGATACGCAAATCGTTGCACCCGTGCGCATCGGCGTGGGCGCCTACGTGGCGACGGGAACGACGGTGACCAAAGACGTGCCCGACGATGCGCTCGCCATATCGCGTGTCAAGCAGGACAACAAAGAAGGATACGCATCGCGCCTCAAGGCACGACTGGCAGCAAGCTCAGCAAAAAAGACGGGCTCGAGCGACTAA